The Bubalus bubalis isolate 160015118507 breed Murrah chromosome 1, NDDB_SH_1, whole genome shotgun sequence genome includes a region encoding these proteins:
- the ROPN1 gene encoding ropporin-1A: MPQTDKQICIPPELPELLKQFTKAAIRSQPQDLIQWAADYFGAMSRGEIPPVRERSERVALSNWAELTPELLKILHSRVGGRLIVHADELAQMWKVLNLPTDLFNSVMNVGRFTEEIEWLKFLALACSSLGVTIAKTLKIVCEVLSSDHDSGPPRIPFSTFQFLYTYIAEVDGEISASHVSRMLNYIEQEVIGPDGLIKVNDFTQNPRVRLE, translated from the exons ATGCCTCAGACAGATAAGCAAATATGCATCCCCCCGGAGCTGCCGGAATTGCTGAAGCAATTCACCAAAGCCGCCATTCGGTCCCAGCCGCAGGATCTCATCCAGTGGGCTGCAGA ttattTTGGGGCTATGTCCCGTGGAGAGATTCCTCCAGTAAGAGAGCGGTCTGAGCGAGTGGCTTTGTCTAACTGGGCTGAACTGACACCGGAGCTGTTAAAGATCCTGCATTCCCGG GTTGGTGGCAGACTGATTGTCCATGCAGATGAGCTGGCCCAGATGTGGAAGGTGCTGAATCTCCCAACTGACCTGTTTAACAGTGTGATGAATGTGGGCCGCTTCACGGAGGAAATTGAGTGGCTGAAGTTTCTAGCCCTTGCCTGTAGCTCTCTTGGAGTT ACCATTGCCAAAACTCTCAAGATAGTGTGTGAAGTGTTATCATCGGACCATGACAGTGGCCCTCCCCGGATCCCATTCAGCACCTTCCAGTTTCTCTACACGTATATCGCTGAAGTGGATGGGGAGATCTCAGCATCACACGTCAGTCGAATGCTGAACTACATTGAACAGGAAGT TATTGGTCCTGATGGTTTAATCAAGGTGAATGACTTTACCCAAAACCCCAGGGTTCGGCTGGAATAA